From a single Rhodococcus qingshengii JCM 15477 genomic region:
- a CDS encoding DUF732 domain-containing protein: MNTNRLVLCVAAAGLLLSGCSSQSDSDASESTSAATSTSVAATSSSTAPSSLPELPTSPLAAPAEAAPSIVESTPPAVSLPVAPPANAPIDARSPEEIVANAGEKGQRYIAALRLAGIPPAGMDSAEILYADGTCKALADGMPRSEVLAEFNSVGEVYSQITPMSSQRIAEIYVDTAEQTYC; the protein is encoded by the coding sequence ATGAACACGAACAGACTGGTCCTCTGCGTCGCGGCAGCGGGCCTACTCCTCAGCGGCTGCAGCAGCCAATCCGACAGCGACGCATCGGAATCCACTTCTGCGGCCACCAGCACGTCGGTTGCGGCGACGTCGAGTTCGACTGCCCCCAGTTCGCTCCCCGAATTGCCGACCAGCCCACTCGCCGCACCTGCGGAAGCAGCGCCGAGCATCGTCGAATCGACTCCGCCGGCGGTGTCACTACCGGTAGCGCCTCCGGCGAACGCACCGATCGACGCACGCTCACCGGAAGAGATCGTCGCGAACGCCGGCGAGAAGGGGCAGCGGTACATCGCCGCTCTGCGTCTGGCCGGGATCCCTCCCGCCGGAATGGATTCCGCAGAGATCCTCTACGCCGACGGCACCTGCAAGGCTCTCGCTGACGGTATGCCTCGGTCCGAAGTGCTGGCGGAGTTCAACTCCGTCGGCGAGGTGTACTCACAGATCACGCCGATGTCCTCGCAGCGCATTGCCGAGATCTACGTCGACACGGCGGAGCAGACGTACTGCTGA
- a CDS encoding transketolase-like TK C-terminal-containing protein, with the protein MNSPNIDQNAPESLAEIEKRVLWLSTAMIHHANRVRPNPSGLKVGGHQASCASMVSIMTSLWFGQLRSGDRVSVKPHAAPVLHGINYLLGELDESYLTTLREFGGLQSYPSRSKDPDPVDYSTGSVGIGATAPIWGAIARRYVDASLGGAGTGRQYSLVGDAELDEGAVWEAVLDHSVAELGEIVWIVDLNRQSLDRVVPNIAATRLERMFSGAGWQVITVKFGALLESLFTRPGGTALRERILDMPNPEYQRLLRCTADEVRLRLPGDAADADAITALIDDLDDATVLEAIRNLGGHDLDALREAYAQIDDTRPTVIIAYTIKGRGLPTQGHPQNHSSLLTAEQFEHLAAELGMDPSKPWERFETDSPSGRICAETAGRLTRPKVEHLVPPAVPKDIGRTPSGTSTTQAALGRVLLDLSREAPDAAKRVVTLSPDVSSTTNLAGWLNKVGVWSPDERHNWFADDAETIMHWREKPTGQHMELGIAETNLVGLMGELGATWSRWGQPLFPIGVMYDPFIERALEPWSYGIYAGGQSIMVGTPSGVTLAAEGGAHQSIKTPSIGLEQPGCVSFEPAFAVDVEWTLLDSIGRLGRPDGSSSYLRLSTRPVDQALAAVPTDPAARERRRRQVVAGAYTLRHNPDPAVTLVGMGATVTETLVAAERLGEQGISADVVCVTSPGLLFEALQSRRGLADGPSWILDQVFPSSRSAPMVTVLDGHPHTLAFLTGINNVPGAALGVSRFGQVGSLEDVYRYHGLDSDSIVRAALDLTS; encoded by the coding sequence GTGAACAGCCCCAACATCGACCAGAACGCTCCCGAGTCACTGGCGGAGATCGAGAAGCGCGTTCTGTGGTTGTCGACCGCGATGATCCATCACGCCAACCGTGTTCGACCGAACCCCAGCGGGCTCAAGGTCGGCGGCCATCAGGCCTCGTGCGCGTCGATGGTCTCGATCATGACGTCCCTGTGGTTCGGCCAACTTCGTTCCGGCGACCGGGTTTCCGTCAAGCCGCATGCGGCGCCGGTGCTCCACGGCATCAACTATCTGCTTGGTGAACTCGACGAGTCCTACCTGACGACTCTGCGCGAATTCGGGGGCCTGCAGAGCTACCCGAGTCGATCGAAAGATCCTGATCCGGTGGATTATTCGACCGGTTCGGTGGGCATCGGCGCGACGGCTCCCATCTGGGGCGCCATCGCTCGCCGATACGTCGACGCCTCCCTCGGCGGCGCCGGAACCGGGCGCCAGTACTCCCTGGTCGGTGACGCCGAACTCGACGAGGGCGCTGTGTGGGAAGCAGTTCTCGATCATTCGGTTGCCGAACTGGGTGAGATCGTGTGGATAGTCGACCTCAACCGCCAATCACTCGACCGGGTGGTGCCGAACATCGCGGCAACCCGCCTGGAGCGCATGTTCTCGGGTGCCGGCTGGCAGGTCATCACCGTGAAGTTCGGTGCGCTGCTGGAATCACTGTTCACCCGGCCGGGCGGCACCGCGTTGCGCGAACGAATCCTGGACATGCCGAATCCGGAGTACCAGCGCCTGCTGCGATGCACGGCCGACGAGGTACGTCTGAGACTGCCCGGCGACGCGGCGGACGCCGACGCGATCACGGCGCTGATCGACGACCTCGACGACGCCACGGTGCTCGAGGCCATCCGCAATCTCGGTGGCCACGACCTCGACGCTCTGCGAGAGGCGTACGCACAGATCGACGACACCCGTCCCACCGTGATCATCGCGTACACGATCAAGGGTCGGGGTCTGCCGACGCAGGGTCATCCGCAGAACCACTCGTCGCTGCTCACCGCCGAGCAGTTCGAGCACCTGGCGGCGGAACTCGGCATGGATCCGTCGAAGCCCTGGGAACGGTTCGAGACCGACAGCCCGTCCGGCCGCATCTGCGCCGAAACCGCTGGGCGCCTGACTCGCCCGAAGGTGGAGCATCTGGTGCCCCCGGCAGTTCCGAAAGACATCGGCCGTACGCCCTCCGGCACGTCCACCACTCAGGCAGCTCTCGGCCGGGTACTACTCGACCTCAGCCGCGAAGCGCCGGACGCCGCGAAACGTGTTGTCACACTGAGCCCGGACGTCAGTTCCACCACCAACCTCGCAGGCTGGCTGAACAAGGTCGGGGTCTGGTCCCCCGACGAGCGGCACAACTGGTTTGCCGACGACGCCGAAACGATCATGCACTGGCGTGAGAAGCCCACCGGTCAGCACATGGAACTCGGTATCGCCGAGACCAACCTGGTCGGACTGATGGGCGAACTCGGTGCAACCTGGAGTCGTTGGGGCCAGCCACTCTTCCCTATCGGCGTGATGTACGACCCCTTCATCGAGCGGGCTCTCGAACCGTGGTCGTACGGCATCTACGCCGGTGGACAGTCGATCATGGTCGGCACTCCGTCGGGCGTCACCTTGGCCGCCGAAGGTGGTGCGCACCAGTCGATCAAGACCCCATCCATCGGACTGGAACAGCCGGGATGCGTCAGTTTCGAACCGGCATTCGCCGTCGACGTCGAGTGGACGCTCCTCGACAGCATCGGACGCCTGGGCCGACCAGACGGCAGCTCGTCGTACCTGCGTCTGTCGACCCGTCCGGTCGACCAGGCCCTGGCCGCGGTACCGACCGATCCGGCTGCGCGAGAACGCCGTCGACGTCAGGTGGTGGCCGGCGCGTACACACTGCGGCACAACCCTGATCCGGCCGTCACCCTGGTCGGCATGGGTGCCACCGTCACCGAAACACTGGTCGCAGCCGAAAGACTGGGCGAGCAAGGTATTTCCGCCGACGTCGTGTGCGTGACCAGCCCCGGCTTGCTCTTCGAAGCACTCCAGTCTCGGCGCGGTCTCGCGGACGGTCCGTCGTGGATCCTGGATCAGGTCTTTCCGAGCAGCCGGTCCGCGCCGATGGTCACCGTTCTCGACGGGCACCCGCACACCCTCGCGTTCCTGACGGGAATCAACAACGTTCCGGGTGCTGCGCTCGGAGTGAGCCGGTTCGGTCAGGTCGGTTCGCTCGAGGACGTCTACCGGTACCACGGCCTCGACTCCGACAGCATCGTCCGCGCCGCCCTCGATCTCACTTCTTGA
- a CDS encoding glutamate synthase subunit beta has product MGDPSGFLKHTSRELPVRRPVPLRLLDWKEVYEEFPKETLKTQASRCMDCGIPFCHNGCPLGNLIPEWNDLVYKDHWHDAIERLHATNNFPEFTGRLCPAPCEASCVLGINQDPVTIKQVEVEIIDKAFDEGWVKPVRAAHATNKKVAVVGSGPAGLAAAQQLTRAGHAVTVFERADRIGGLLRYGIPEFKMEKRHIDRRLEQMEAEGTVFKTNVNVGVDITADELREQFDAVVLAGGATAARDLPIPGRELDGIHQAMEFLPIANRVQLGDLDAPTITAEGKKVVIIGGGDTGADCLGTSHRQGAASVHQFEIMPRPPETRAEQTPWPTYPLMFRVASAHEEGGERLFSVNTENFVGENGKVTGLKAHEVEMKSGRFEKVEGSDFELEADLVLLAMGFVGPEKPGLLTDLGVDLNERGNVARTSKWNTNVDGVFVAGDMGRGQSLIVWAIAEGRSAAAAVDTYLEGVTALPSPIHPTAAPQR; this is encoded by the coding sequence GTGGGTGATCCAAGCGGCTTCCTGAAGCACACGTCGCGCGAACTTCCGGTTCGCCGGCCGGTGCCGTTGCGCCTGCTCGACTGGAAAGAGGTCTACGAGGAGTTCCCGAAGGAAACCCTCAAGACCCAGGCCAGCCGTTGCATGGACTGCGGAATTCCTTTCTGCCACAACGGTTGCCCTCTCGGAAACTTGATTCCCGAGTGGAACGACCTGGTCTACAAGGACCACTGGCACGACGCCATCGAGCGTCTGCACGCGACCAACAACTTCCCGGAGTTCACCGGTCGTCTGTGCCCCGCACCCTGTGAGGCGTCCTGTGTCCTGGGCATCAACCAGGATCCGGTCACCATCAAGCAGGTCGAGGTCGAGATCATCGACAAGGCCTTCGACGAAGGGTGGGTCAAGCCGGTTCGCGCCGCGCACGCCACCAACAAGAAGGTTGCGGTTGTCGGCAGTGGTCCGGCCGGTCTGGCTGCAGCGCAGCAGCTGACCCGCGCCGGTCACGCAGTGACGGTCTTCGAGCGGGCAGACCGCATCGGCGGCCTGCTGCGCTACGGCATCCCCGAGTTCAAGATGGAGAAGCGGCACATCGACCGCCGTCTCGAGCAGATGGAAGCCGAAGGCACCGTCTTCAAGACCAACGTCAATGTCGGCGTGGACATCACCGCGGACGAGCTGCGTGAGCAGTTCGACGCAGTGGTTCTGGCCGGCGGCGCCACCGCAGCTCGCGATCTTCCGATCCCGGGCCGCGAACTGGACGGCATCCACCAGGCGATGGAGTTCCTGCCGATCGCCAACCGCGTGCAGTTGGGTGACCTCGACGCTCCCACCATCACCGCTGAGGGCAAGAAGGTTGTCATCATCGGCGGCGGCGACACCGGAGCGGACTGCCTCGGCACCTCGCACCGTCAGGGTGCGGCCAGCGTCCACCAGTTCGAGATCATGCCGCGTCCGCCGGAGACTCGCGCCGAGCAGACTCCGTGGCCGACGTACCCGCTCATGTTCCGCGTGGCTTCGGCTCACGAGGAGGGCGGCGAGCGTCTGTTCTCCGTCAACACCGAGAACTTCGTCGGTGAAAACGGCAAGGTCACCGGACTCAAGGCTCACGAGGTCGAGATGAAGTCGGGTCGCTTCGAGAAGGTCGAGGGCTCGGACTTCGAGCTCGAAGCCGATCTCGTGCTCCTGGCAATGGGCTTCGTCGGTCCCGAGAAGCCGGGTCTGCTCACCGATCTCGGTGTCGACTTGAACGAGCGTGGCAACGTCGCCCGCACGTCGAAGTGGAACACCAACGTCGACGGCGTGTTCGTGGCCGGCGACATGGGCCGCGGTCAGTCCCTGATCGTCTGGGCCATCGCCGAGGGACGTTCCGCAGCAGCCGCTGTGGACACCTACCTCGAGGGTGTCACGGCCCTTCCGTCACCGATCCACCCGACAGCGGCTCCGCAGCGCTAG
- a CDS encoding Na+/H+ antiporter → MNGILLGVVVAALLVAAVARRFGLSSPLILVLVGLIACQIPGVPELELDPDLVLFVVLPPLLYSAALDSSYLALRSNLRPIGFLAVGLPLATTAAVGFVAYLIVPEFSIAAALVLGAIVAPPDAVSASAIGRKLGLPRRIMTLLGGESLLNDATALTAYKVALAAAVGTGATLIGGFETFLVAAVGGTVIGLAVGFVISKVRGKLQDPVMESGIGLVVPFFTYLAAEEVHASGVIAVVVAGLFLGQRSTRASYATRLQDTAVWRAVDLILESFVFLLIGLQLPSVVNGLQGYSTSIVVWASVAVLVTVVVVRIAWVFPFTYVPRWLSPRIRAREPEISARAVFVVSWAGMRGVVSLAAAFAIPLTVNSGEDFPGRSLILFLTFVVVVGTLLLHGLTLPWVIRVLGVQGDEEQSDARAEAAAQDKAARAAAARLDELVGADADDVPQVRNRAADILRSWNTHRANSAWERLGRSDEDLGESPSNAFRSLRLEMIDAERGVFIAERDAGRIDDEVLRKVLRELDLEEATLDRD, encoded by the coding sequence GTGAACGGCATATTACTGGGGGTTGTAGTAGCGGCGTTGCTGGTGGCGGCGGTCGCGCGAAGGTTCGGGCTGTCTTCGCCGCTGATCCTCGTCCTGGTCGGTTTGATCGCCTGTCAGATACCGGGTGTTCCGGAATTGGAACTCGATCCCGACCTCGTCCTGTTCGTCGTGTTGCCTCCACTTCTGTACTCGGCAGCACTGGACAGTTCATACCTGGCTTTGCGCTCGAATCTGCGTCCGATCGGATTTCTCGCGGTGGGGCTTCCCCTGGCGACGACGGCTGCGGTGGGCTTTGTCGCCTACCTGATCGTGCCGGAGTTCTCGATAGCGGCTGCTCTGGTTCTCGGCGCCATCGTGGCGCCGCCGGACGCGGTGTCCGCGAGCGCAATCGGACGCAAGCTCGGCCTGCCGCGCCGAATCATGACCCTGCTGGGCGGGGAGAGCCTGCTCAACGACGCCACCGCTCTGACGGCGTACAAGGTCGCTCTCGCGGCTGCCGTCGGTACGGGTGCGACGCTGATCGGCGGCTTCGAGACCTTCCTCGTCGCGGCGGTCGGTGGAACGGTGATCGGCCTCGCGGTGGGGTTCGTCATCTCGAAGGTTCGCGGCAAGCTCCAGGATCCGGTGATGGAGAGCGGAATCGGATTGGTGGTGCCGTTCTTTACCTACCTCGCTGCGGAAGAGGTCCACGCGTCGGGCGTCATCGCGGTCGTCGTAGCCGGATTGTTCCTCGGCCAGCGCTCCACTCGCGCGAGTTATGCGACGCGTTTGCAGGACACGGCAGTGTGGAGGGCCGTCGACCTGATCCTGGAGTCGTTCGTCTTCCTGTTGATCGGTCTCCAATTGCCCAGTGTCGTCAACGGATTGCAGGGGTACAGCACTTCGATCGTCGTCTGGGCGTCGGTTGCCGTTCTCGTGACCGTCGTGGTGGTCCGAATCGCCTGGGTGTTCCCGTTCACGTACGTACCGCGCTGGCTGTCGCCGCGTATTCGAGCGAGGGAGCCGGAGATTTCGGCGCGGGCGGTGTTCGTCGTGTCGTGGGCCGGTATGCGAGGGGTCGTGTCGCTGGCAGCTGCCTTCGCCATTCCGCTGACGGTCAACAGTGGGGAGGACTTCCCGGGCCGTTCGCTGATCCTCTTCCTGACGTTTGTCGTCGTGGTCGGCACACTGTTGCTGCACGGCCTGACGTTGCCGTGGGTGATCCGTGTCCTCGGCGTGCAGGGGGACGAAGAGCAGTCCGACGCCCGCGCCGAGGCGGCAGCCCAGGACAAGGCTGCACGGGCCGCTGCGGCGCGGCTGGACGAATTGGTCGGAGCCGACGCCGACGACGTCCCTCAGGTCCGCAATCGTGCCGCGGACATCTTGCGAAGCTGGAACACCCACCGCGCGAACTCGGCGTGGGAGCGACTGGGACGCAGCGACGAGGATCTGGGGGAGAGCCCGTCGAACGCCTTCCGCTCGCTGCGCCTCGAGATGATCGATGCCGAGCGAGGCGTCTTCATCGCCGAACGCGATGCCGGCCGGATCGACGACGAGGTCCTCCGGAAGGTGCTTCGCGAGCTCGATCTCGAGGAAGCGACGCTCGACCGGGACTAG
- a CDS encoding cutinase family protein, translating into MRARRLVAVLSALAAAVVVPVVSAPVASADPCPSLYVVAIPGTWEPSGTRPGAGMLAPVTNGLPGSVRTDYVTYSATAFPWESNVYAKSKQQAVDNARGMIGAMAASCGDTRFAIVGYSQGADAAGDLAAEIGTGIGVVPPTRVEGVGLLSDPRRSESDVLIGPAVGGNGASGPRIGGFGWLSGKTVTLCAVGDLYCSTPKDDFVMRLAGFMAQASDPTPASALALRDEAAVIVNDLITAGGLPALMAQLDPGANSRRIDQLVDFYGSQVHTDYTRYVVDGAGNSATSWLHGWLAGKA; encoded by the coding sequence ATGCGTGCGAGGCGTCTCGTTGCGGTGTTGTCGGCACTTGCTGCGGCAGTAGTGGTACCGGTTGTCAGTGCTCCCGTGGCGTCGGCTGATCCCTGCCCCAGCCTGTACGTCGTGGCCATCCCGGGAACCTGGGAGCCCTCGGGCACCAGGCCCGGCGCCGGCATGCTCGCCCCGGTGACCAACGGGCTTCCGGGCTCCGTACGCACCGATTACGTCACCTACTCGGCGACGGCCTTCCCGTGGGAGTCCAACGTCTACGCCAAGTCGAAGCAGCAGGCCGTCGACAATGCCCGCGGCATGATCGGCGCCATGGCCGCCTCGTGCGGTGACACTCGCTTCGCCATCGTCGGATACAGCCAGGGCGCCGACGCGGCAGGCGATCTCGCCGCCGAGATCGGAACCGGCATCGGCGTGGTCCCCCCGACTCGCGTCGAGGGCGTCGGCTTGCTGTCCGATCCCCGTCGTTCCGAGTCCGACGTCCTGATCGGCCCCGCTGTCGGCGGTAACGGTGCCAGCGGCCCTCGCATCGGTGGATTCGGTTGGCTGTCAGGCAAAACGGTGACGCTGTGCGCGGTCGGTGACCTGTACTGCTCGACGCCGAAGGACGATTTTGTGATGCGCCTGGCCGGATTCATGGCTCAGGCGTCCGATCCCACTCCGGCCAGTGCGCTCGCGCTGCGCGACGAAGCGGCCGTGATCGTCAACGATCTGATCACCGCAGGCGGGCTCCCCGCTCTGATGGCCCAGCTCGATCCGGGCGCGAATTCGCGTCGCATCGATCAGCTGGTCGACTTCTACGGCTCGCAGGTCCACACCGACTACACGCGTTACGTCGTTGACGGCGCAGGCAATTCGGCTACATCCTGGCTGCACGGCTGGTTGGCCGGCAAGGCCTGA
- a CDS encoding putative quinol monooxygenase: protein MSELRVVATIPAKSGSEDDVRSALTTLAEASRSEDGCVSYELFESAAAPGTFVTIETWRGQEELDAHMQSPHLQAALAAAGPLLDGAPAIHPLKGA, encoded by the coding sequence ATGAGCGAGCTTCGTGTAGTTGCAACCATCCCGGCCAAGTCCGGTTCCGAGGACGACGTCCGATCGGCTCTGACAACTCTCGCGGAGGCGAGTCGGTCCGAGGACGGCTGTGTGTCGTACGAGTTGTTCGAGTCAGCGGCTGCGCCCGGCACGTTCGTCACGATCGAAACTTGGCGCGGGCAGGAGGAGTTGGACGCTCACATGCAGTCCCCGCATCTGCAGGCCGCGCTGGCCGCCGCCGGACCACTTCTCGACGGCGCTCCGGCGATTCATCCGTTGAAAGGCGCCTGA
- a CDS encoding SDR family NAD(P)-dependent oxidoreductase has translation MGLLKDVTGWRRGTKLQRRLRDLTGTLVVITGAGSGIGRETALAFAAQGAIVVVSDINLESAQDTAALVNIPSQAGGAEAVFGGGAHAYQVDVSDEQAVIRFAETVAAHHGVPDIVVNNAGIGFSGTFADTEQRQFERVMDINFWGVVYGCRAFTPMMIDRGTGGHVVNLSSAAAYTPQKALTAYSTSKAAVFMLSDCLRAELLPHGIGVSTICPGLVHTNILKTTEFAGTTAEEQLENQTKVDNFYRKRNFTPDRVASAIVKAVRTNKAVVPVTVEAKLGRTISRLSPGSMRVGARFEI, from the coding sequence ATGGGGCTACTCAAGGACGTCACCGGCTGGCGACGCGGAACGAAGTTGCAGCGTCGACTGCGCGATCTCACCGGCACGCTGGTGGTGATCACCGGTGCGGGCAGCGGCATCGGGCGTGAAACGGCCCTCGCCTTCGCCGCCCAGGGAGCTATCGTCGTGGTCTCCGACATCAATCTCGAAAGCGCGCAGGACACTGCGGCACTTGTAAACATCCCTTCGCAAGCGGGCGGCGCCGAAGCAGTGTTCGGTGGCGGCGCCCACGCCTATCAGGTGGACGTGTCCGACGAACAGGCCGTGATTCGGTTCGCGGAGACCGTCGCGGCACATCACGGCGTACCGGACATCGTCGTCAACAACGCCGGAATCGGGTTCTCGGGAACGTTCGCCGACACCGAGCAGCGCCAGTTCGAGCGCGTCATGGACATCAACTTCTGGGGAGTTGTCTACGGCTGCCGGGCATTCACCCCGATGATGATCGACCGCGGAACAGGTGGGCACGTCGTCAACCTGTCCTCGGCCGCCGCGTACACACCACAGAAGGCCCTCACCGCGTATTCGACAAGCAAAGCAGCGGTATTCATGCTCTCGGATTGCCTACGGGCAGAGCTGCTTCCACACGGCATCGGCGTCAGCACCATCTGTCCCGGCCTCGTTCACACGAACATCCTCAAGACCACCGAGTTCGCCGGCACGACCGCCGAGGAGCAGCTCGAGAACCAGACCAAGGTCGACAACTTCTACCGCAAGCGGAACTTCACTCCTGATCGAGTGGCCAGTGCCATCGTGAAAGCCGTTCGCACGAACAAGGCCGTCGTACCCGTGACCGTCGAAGCCAAGCTCGGACGCACCATCAGCCGGTTGTCTCCCGGGTCGATGCGCGTCGGAGCTCGGTTCGAGATCTAG
- a CDS encoding ABC transporter substrate-binding protein, whose translation MSRSSRRGHRKVAAVALAVSAGLFVSSCADSGNGGGSGDAPDSGSGLSIGPVNEQSGEGDPVKGGTLTFSGYSAVTNLDPAKTQIAGSVAGSELGAIYDTLLRYDPASKEFVPKLAESMEPSSDFKTWTLELRDGVKFSDGTPVDSAAVSASLNRYVTNKGPQSSLYASKVASVDTPDPSTVVFNLVDPWTGIESLLSTGPGMIVAPSAQQGDQFTPIGAGAFTLEKFAPNEELILDAREDYFDGAPNVDKLRLISIVGSQSTTESLKSGGTDVAYMRSLPNVLDLIDSGYPGFVDIPSLSYLSLVNTAPGRPGADVRIRQALALATDPVALDNRLNEGKGLPGQVIFQDTSRWHNDVAPIGVDTAKAKQLLDEAKADGYDGKITYLTLQENSAQAMALALQSMANAVGFDFQIEYVNSVADVVKRLYADRDFDMATGSANLAEADPFERLYSNLKSGGRNNATSFSDPEIDSLLDQLGVATSTDAKIEVLAKIQERANEVVPWQVYGNTPWLGVWGQNVHGIQQSLDGIMFFDKAWKN comes from the coding sequence ATGAGTCGCAGTTCTCGGCGCGGTCACCGCAAGGTTGCCGCCGTCGCGCTGGCAGTCTCCGCCGGCCTGTTCGTCTCGTCGTGCGCTGACAGCGGGAACGGGGGTGGGAGCGGCGACGCACCGGACTCCGGTTCGGGATTGTCCATCGGCCCGGTCAACGAGCAGTCCGGCGAGGGCGATCCGGTCAAGGGCGGCACCCTCACGTTCAGCGGGTACTCCGCCGTCACCAATCTCGATCCGGCGAAGACTCAGATCGCCGGTTCGGTCGCCGGTTCGGAGTTGGGCGCGATCTACGACACGCTCCTGCGGTACGACCCGGCATCCAAGGAATTCGTTCCGAAGCTCGCAGAGTCGATGGAGCCGAGTTCCGACTTCAAGACGTGGACCCTCGAACTGCGTGACGGTGTGAAGTTCAGCGACGGGACGCCGGTGGATTCGGCGGCCGTCTCGGCGAGCCTCAATCGCTACGTCACCAACAAGGGACCGCAGTCGAGTCTGTACGCGTCGAAGGTCGCGTCGGTAGACACTCCGGATCCGTCGACGGTCGTCTTCAATCTCGTCGACCCGTGGACCGGTATCGAGTCACTGCTCTCCACCGGCCCCGGCATGATTGTCGCGCCGAGCGCCCAGCAAGGTGATCAGTTCACCCCGATCGGCGCGGGTGCCTTCACCCTCGAGAAGTTCGCTCCCAACGAGGAATTGATCCTCGACGCTCGGGAGGACTACTTCGACGGTGCCCCGAACGTGGACAAGCTGCGGTTGATCAGCATCGTCGGTTCGCAGTCCACCACCGAATCGCTCAAGAGCGGCGGCACGGACGTCGCGTACATGCGGTCGCTACCGAACGTGCTGGATCTGATCGACTCCGGCTACCCGGGCTTCGTCGACATTCCGTCGCTGTCGTACCTGTCGCTGGTGAACACGGCACCCGGTCGTCCCGGTGCCGACGTGCGCATCCGTCAGGCATTGGCGCTCGCAACCGATCCCGTCGCACTCGACAACCGACTCAACGAGGGCAAGGGTCTGCCCGGGCAGGTCATCTTCCAGGACACCTCCCGCTGGCACAACGACGTCGCTCCGATCGGCGTCGACACCGCCAAGGCGAAGCAGCTTCTCGACGAGGCCAAGGCCGACGGTTACGACGGCAAGATCACATACCTGACGCTGCAGGAGAATTCGGCGCAGGCGATGGCTCTGGCACTGCAGTCGATGGCCAACGCCGTCGGTTTCGATTTCCAGATCGAGTACGTCAACTCGGTTGCCGACGTCGTCAAGCGTTTGTACGCCGACCGCGACTTCGACATGGCAACAGGTTCCGCCAACCTCGCGGAAGCCGATCCGTTCGAGCGTCTGTACTCCAATCTCAAGTCGGGTGGACGAAACAACGCCACGAGCTTCTCCGACCCCGAGATCGATTCGCTTCTCGACCAGTTGGGTGTCGCGACGTCGACCGACGCGAAGATCGAGGTGCTCGCCAAGATTCAAGAGCGGGCCAACGAGGTTGTGCCGTGGCAGGTTTACGGCAACACCCCGTGGCTCGGTGTGTGGGGACAGAACGTCCACGGCATTCAGCAGAGCCTGGACGGAATCATGTTCTTCGACAAGGCCTGGAAGAACTAG
- a CDS encoding UBP-type zinc finger domain-containing protein, translating to MKKILKRAAARTQQPAPAPTGCEELTNAPETDPAALTPGVCQECAELGEDNWSHLRMCLSCGHVGCCDSSPHQHATNHYRETGHPVMRSHEPGESWRWCYVHDLMD from the coding sequence ATGAAGAAAATCCTGAAGCGAGCAGCAGCTCGCACACAGCAGCCCGCACCCGCTCCCACCGGTTGCGAGGAACTAACCAACGCGCCCGAAACGGACCCGGCGGCGCTGACGCCCGGCGTCTGCCAGGAGTGCGCCGAGTTGGGCGAGGATAACTGGTCTCACCTGCGCATGTGCCTGTCCTGCGGCCACGTCGGATGCTGCGATTCCAGCCCTCATCAGCACGCCACCAACCACTACCGCGAAACCGGGCACCCGGTCATGCGCTCACACGAGCCCGGCGAATCCTGGCGCTGGTGCTACGTCCACGACCTGATGGACTGA